caaaaatatatttatatatacatattaggaAGATGAAGAGTTCAATAGTAAAATGGGTAAAAATATGGATAGGTAATTGAGAAGTAAAAATGTACAAAGGACCAATTCATGAATAAGTGTCAATTCCACTAATGTTCATTAAATGCACTGAAACATCATTAAGATACATTTTCCTGTGgcaataagtaaaaataaaagttttagtaCACCATCTTGTCAATAAAGGGTGAGGTGAAGAATAGTCTTTCTCATAGAACATTTTAGTGATATTAAGTTTTGGTACAATAACTAAAAAACTTCTGAGTTCTAAAATTATAATGATATACCCTAAATAGTTATGCATAATCATAAAGTTTTAgctaaataaaaagcaaagttattatatgttaataacagggaaaattaaaatcttctataaaataaaaataccacaagtacattaaaaaatgttataaaaagtaCTGTATTGACATGGGAAGTATTTATTATTAGTGGCTGGTTATAAAATGATATGCACTGTATATATAAGGATTTGTATTAACAGTTATTATCTCTGTGTGTTCTCATTAAAGATAATCTTATTTCATCTCGTtactaaattttctaaattaaaaatagaaacttgtAAATTAAAAAGAGCTTTGCTGTTTCTTcagtttaaaaagattatatgcatattccaagaaagaaaactcagcaAATACATAGATGAATAAGGGATAAAACTACTATACTCTCTTACCCAGAGATAACCACTTTTAATAACTTACAGTAGGTCTTTATAAGCTTTTCTAGGTATAGTTGATATATAGTTGATTTTAGCAAATGTGTTTCAGACCCCTATTGTACTTTTCCTTAATACCAGATAAAGTTACAGCTTTGGACACTCAAGAATATTATTTTGTCTACTGTAAGTTTCATTAGGTACCTCCACAAAGGAACATGATGAACTTGTATTCTTAagatgttgttaaaaaaaaaaagtcacaaggaGAGAGACCATGGAGTTGGTGAACAAAAGTAAGTAGAGACAGGAACGGAAGACAAGTATTTTACCACCTTGAACATTTTGCCCAAGGGGAGGAAGCTTCTTCCTGCCCTGCAAAGGCTTCTTGGCTTCTCTTCCAGAAATGGGAGTGCCACATATAACAAGTTTACTGTGTACCTTTCATAAGATAGGATTTTAAGAAATTTCACTCCAGAGAAAGAGCCATCTACTTTTATTAATTACTTGGATCTAAAATAGGGTGTACATACCCACTCAAGTGGGTAACTCAAGTAAGCTGCTtgagtttgagaaaaaaaatatttggagttctccacatttacaaaatatcattctttcttaagtttcagttatattttataatgtatgtaatatattaGTATAGTGATGTATGCATATAATTTACAGGTAAATAAATATACCTGGTCATAACTACTGCTATTAGAGGAGTATAGTGAAAAACACAGGGACACCAACCTTTCTAAAGGTAAGTGTTCTTATGTTGTGGCATtcaagtattctttttattttttttttttaagattttatttattaatttgatagagagagagatcacaagtaggcagagaggcaggcagagagagagggggaagcaggcttccagctaagcggagagccctatgtgggcctcaatcccaggaccctgagctcatgactgagccgaaggcaaaggcttaacccactgagccacccagctgcccctcaggTATTCTTTATTATGCATCCTACTTAGTTTCTGCAgaatttcctttaataaataacattttttaacaccttaattttattttttttcctgttccaagattcattgtttatgtaccacacccagtgctccatgcaatatgtgccctccttaatacccaccaccaggctcacctaccccctcacttcccttccctccatcATCATTCCAACTTCATAAGTTATCAAAAtagagctatttttattttttgtgtgtgtgtggtttatatatttaatagcagttttttttttttaaattgcctttcagtgttccagaattcattgtttatacaccatacccagtgcttcctgcaatatgtgccctccttaatacccacaaccaggctcacccaacctcccacctgaACCATGAGatgctgtggactctgagaaacagaatagagctatttttcaaagaaaagaatcaaattaattttaaagtatttatttgagagagagacaaaaagagagagtgagcatgagttgggggtagggtgagagggagagagagaatctcaagcagactctcggctgagcagggagcccgagacAGGGTTtaatcttgtgaccctgagatcatgacgtgagctgacatcaagagccagatgcttaatggacggagccacccagatggcccaagAATCAGAGTCtcttaaaaagaagtttttttcagtttcatacAAACCACACAGGCATAATTAGcctacagaagaaaataaaagcagttctCTTTTAACTGATGTGAaactaaaaattgtattttttgtatAGTAGGATCAACAAGTATTATTGAATACTATCTATGAGTAATGTactgtaaaaaaaatcaaagaattaataaaatctgttCCTTCAGAatcataaaatgtgtttatataaattGAGAGAGAGGATATAGATTGATAATATCAGCAAATACGGTATCCTTTTCTGTATTTGATGCTGAGGATCACATATTAAATTCACAGAAATTCAGAGTCACTGGGTAGAAAAAAGCCATTACACATTTACAAAGAATCTAAATTAGGAAttaattaaaaagctaaaaatatgaTATTAATTATTAACTCAAATATTCACACACTTCCATGTAAATACCATCAACATGCATGAAGTAGTTGTTCTTTTAAGTAGGACAAGTACAtacattaataatttatatagtaTGTTAGTTTATacctgaaaacattttcatcattgaGGGAACAAAGGCATAGTACCTAACATCTACTGAATATCtcttatgtgccaggtactatccTAAGTAGTTCATCTATTATAGTTTTCTTCACCCTTATAATAATCCTTTGAGGCATATACTATTATTTCTCCTAATTCACAGAGGCAAAAACTAAATCATAGAGAGTTTAATTAACTTCCTCAAGGTCATAGCACTAGGAATCATAAGAAATAGCATTTGAAACCTGTCAGTATGACTCAGACTGTAAGTTTCCCATTTATCaggaattttacttatttgtttaattatttaataagtacatgtttattttttcaaaaatacaaacaggagggaaaaaacagaaataagttgATTTTATTACCTATAGGGAGTGATTTAAAATGAGATAGAAGCTATGGAAGGGAGAGGACACTATTATCAGTATGCCTTTAGTTATGGAAGTGACACGTAAACTTGTGTTTTGAAACTTGACTATCAGGTTGGGGTTCAGAGATGAAAGCCAAGGTTAGAGAGTCATTACAAAATAAATGACTGCATATAACATTTATCTGTGTGCTTACGAGGATCTAAATAGATAAGTATGCTGAATGGAATCTGATAGCCCAGGCTTAGCTTTGCTCATTCACTGGCACAATATGATGATGTTTTCTCCATTTCACTTGACAGGAACATTTCTGATCCCATCTCAGAAGTTTGAAATCATGGACCAAGGAAATAAATCAGGAGTGACTGAATTTATATTGCACGGTCTTTCGGGTTCTCAAGAGCTACAACTgttctattttgtgttttttacacttttctatttctccattgTGCTGGGGAACCTCCTCATTGTGCTCACTGTCATCTCCGAACCTGCACTacacacacccatgtacttcCTACTTAGTAACCTCTCCTTCATTGATGTGTGTCTCTCCACCTTTGCCACACCCAAAATGATTATTGATTTCCTTATGGAGCACAAGACCATCTCTTTTGAGGGCTGCATGGCCCAGATATTCTTTCTGCATGTCTTTGCTGGTGGTGAAATGATGCTCCTTGTGGCCATGGCATATGATAGATATGTCGCCATTTGTCGACCCCTGTACTATGCATCCATTATGAGTCTGCGCAAGTGCACAAGCCTTGTGGTGGGCTCCTGGCTCATTGGGGTTTTCCAC
This Mustela nigripes isolate SB6536 chromosome 13, MUSNIG.SB6536, whole genome shotgun sequence DNA region includes the following protein-coding sequences:
- the LOC131998629 gene encoding olfactory receptor 4K15-like, producing MDQGNKSGVTEFILHGLSGSQELQLFYFVFFTLFYFSIVLGNLLIVLTVISEPALHTPMYFLLSNLSFIDVCLSTFATPKMIIDFLMEHKTISFEGCMAQIFFLHVFAGGEMMLLVAMAYDRYVAICRPLYYASIMSLRKCTSLVVGSWLIGVFHSVSQLIFTVNLPFCGPNKVDSFFCDLPLVIKLACTNTFTLEVLMLSDSGLMAMSSFVLLLISYTVILVTVRRRSSAGMAKARATLTAHITVVTLFFAPCIFIYAWPFSSLPVDKVLSIFYTVFTPLLNPLIYTLRNKEVISAMQKLRSRQVCF